A window from Sphingobacterium hotanense encodes these proteins:
- a CDS encoding ATP-binding cassette domain-containing protein, with translation MAIEVDKLTKLYGKQRALNSISFQTSIGRIIGFLGPNGAGKSTCMKVLTGILPFEAGSVKVLGMDVSNQALALKKRIGYLPENNPLYLDMYVQEALSFEADLHMIANKQQRIREVIELTGLQAEQHKKIHQLSKGYKQRVGLAMAIIHDPEVLILDEPTTGLDPKQIIEIRNLIKTLGKEKTVLLSTHIMQEVEAICDEIIIINKGELRLQIAKAELASQFPGMSMEEIFVQHSN, from the coding sequence ATGGCGATTGAGGTTGACAAGCTTACGAAACTTTATGGGAAGCAACGCGCATTAAATAGCATTAGCTTTCAAACGAGCATTGGTAGGATTATTGGCTTTCTTGGTCCCAATGGTGCGGGTAAATCAACCTGCATGAAGGTATTGACGGGCATTCTCCCTTTCGAAGCCGGGTCTGTCAAGGTTCTAGGCATGGATGTGTCTAATCAGGCGCTCGCATTGAAGAAGAGAATAGGCTATCTCCCGGAGAACAATCCTTTATATCTTGATATGTATGTGCAGGAGGCGCTGTCTTTTGAGGCAGATCTGCATATGATTGCGAATAAACAACAACGTATCCGAGAGGTTATCGAACTTACAGGCCTACAAGCCGAACAGCATAAGAAAATACATCAGCTTTCTAAAGGCTACAAACAGCGCGTCGGACTGGCAATGGCAATTATCCATGACCCGGAAGTTCTTATTCTGGATGAGCCTACGACCGGCTTAGATCCCAAACAGATCATTGAGATTCGGAATCTGATAAAAACCCTAGGGAAAGAAAAAACAGTATTGCTCTCTACCCACATCATGCAGGAAGTGGAGGCCATCTGCGATGAAATCATCATCATCAATAAGGGTGAATTGAGACTACAGATTGCTAAGGCAGAACTTGCTTCTCAGTTTCCGGGCATGAGTATGGAGGAGATATTCGTGCAGCACAGCAACTAG
- a CDS encoding porin family protein, translated as MKNLLLTLALSVGCLSYSNAQVEIETRPQTSADVGMDPIKQGNWMVGGSIGSLGYSFEGKSFNINVNPRAGYFVTDGLAIGAQANLGFTSVKDADNEWGYGISPFVRYYFPGGASATGRFFGQGDIGIGGSSAGSDVSLNLGANVGYAHFITQTVALEAMFGYNYSKANIDAANKQSGLGVSVGFQIYLPGRR; from the coding sequence ATGAAAAATTTATTACTTACCCTAGCTCTATCCGTTGGCTGTTTAAGCTACAGCAATGCACAAGTAGAAATTGAAACAAGGCCACAAACATCAGCAGATGTTGGTATGGATCCAATCAAACAAGGAAATTGGATGGTAGGTGGTTCTATAGGAAGTTTAGGTTATAGCTTTGAAGGCAAATCATTCAATATTAATGTTAACCCACGTGCTGGTTATTTTGTGACCGATGGTTTAGCAATCGGAGCTCAAGCAAACTTAGGCTTTACTTCTGTAAAAGATGCTGACAATGAATGGGGATATGGAATTTCACCATTCGTTCGTTACTACTTCCCAGGTGGTGCCTCAGCAACAGGTCGTTTCTTCGGTCAAGGTGATATTGGTATCGGCGGATCTTCTGCAGGTAGCGATGTATCGTTAAACCTTGGTGCTAATGTTGGTTATGCGCATTTTATCACGCAGACTGTTGCATTAGAAGCTATGTTCGGATATAACTATTCGAAAGCAAATATTGATGCTGCGAATAAACAATCTGGACTTGGTGTTTCTGTAGGTTTCCAAATCTACTTACCGGGAAGACGTTAA
- the gldG gene encoding gliding motility-associated ABC transporter substrate-binding protein GldG — protein sequence MYSIFKKEIANYFNAYTGYLAIALFLLITGLLCWIFPDTAILEAGYANMDSFFNLAPYVLLFLIPAICMRSIAGEKADGTYDLLLSRPISISQLVLGKFFGALIILVLAIAPTLVYPISLYFLANPVGNIDTGAIIGSYVGLLFLGIAFIAISIFSSSISKNPIVAFLIAVFACFFFYYAFDAISGFSAFYAFEYGIKQFGIQEHYFNISRGVLTGADLIYFISIAFIFIVFTIGHLNRFFTATRKTMSMYAGAIVLVLVLNQSFITSHLGRIDFTADKRFTLSDTSKELAKSIKKDIQVTIFLDGDLPNGFSRLKNSAVEMLNNLRSYNSGKISFNVINPLEGSEKERSEFSNALIQRGLYPTNLNVKSDGGMSQKAIFPWAIVGDGEQEIAVNLLQTKMGAAPEDVLNNSVQNLEYAFASALKKLNSGETPFIGFTEGHGEPSDLELYDAMQSLMSSGQVGRVNLDSTNYQSLDQLSLMIVAKPQQAFSEAEKYKIDYFVRNGGRIIWAIDPIDASLDHIRQSGSQPLVTRQLNLEDQLFTYGVRINYDLIADLNCGQIPVTIGNISGQPQIELAPWYFFPILVPTSKSSLVKNLDGIRTEFISTLDTVASHGIRKEVILTSSPFSRVVTPPSQIGLQLLDEQPDPNKFKSKPFPVAVMLEGKFPYLYENRPTPEGIAEGKDLTQVSKDAKMFVISDGDWLINQVNQADQSPFPLGWDRYTQQQFANKTLLNNLVDYMLYDESLIALRGREVKLRLLDQAQVKSDKLFWQVINVGVPILLLFLFAGAQQWLRKRKYGKV from the coding sequence TTGTACAGTATTTTCAAAAAAGAGATTGCAAATTATTTCAACGCCTATACAGGATACCTGGCGATTGCGCTGTTCCTATTGATAACGGGCTTGTTATGTTGGATTTTCCCGGATACCGCTATTCTTGAAGCAGGCTATGCTAACATGGATAGCTTCTTTAACCTTGCTCCTTACGTATTACTATTTCTTATCCCTGCTATCTGCATGCGCAGTATTGCAGGCGAAAAAGCCGATGGCACTTATGACTTACTGCTAAGTCGCCCGATATCGATAAGCCAGCTTGTCTTAGGGAAGTTCTTCGGTGCTTTGATAATTCTTGTTTTAGCTATTGCTCCCACGCTTGTATATCCGATTAGTTTATACTTTCTAGCCAATCCCGTCGGTAATATAGACACTGGTGCTATTATTGGCTCGTACGTTGGATTGCTATTCTTGGGAATAGCCTTTATCGCTATCAGCATCTTTAGTTCCAGTATCAGCAAGAACCCTATTGTGGCTTTCCTGATTGCAGTCTTTGCATGTTTCTTTTTCTATTATGCTTTCGATGCAATCAGCGGTTTCTCCGCATTCTATGCTTTCGAATACGGGATTAAACAGTTCGGGATTCAGGAACACTATTTCAATATCAGCCGCGGTGTATTAACGGGTGCTGACTTGATCTATTTCATATCAATTGCGTTTATCTTTATTGTCTTTACAATCGGTCATCTGAATCGCTTTTTCACAGCGACACGGAAGACGATGAGCATGTATGCGGGTGCTATTGTATTGGTTTTAGTCCTTAATCAATCCTTTATTACTTCTCATTTGGGCCGGATAGACTTTACTGCCGACAAGCGCTTTACGCTGTCGGACACAAGTAAGGAGTTGGCAAAATCAATAAAGAAAGATATACAGGTTACCATATTTCTAGATGGCGATCTTCCCAATGGTTTTTCTCGTTTGAAGAATAGCGCTGTCGAAATGCTGAACAATCTTCGTTCTTACAACAGCGGTAAAATAAGCTTCAACGTAATCAATCCATTGGAAGGCAGTGAAAAAGAAAGAAGCGAATTTAGCAATGCGCTTATACAACGCGGACTATATCCTACAAATCTCAATGTTAAAAGCGATGGCGGAATGTCGCAAAAAGCGATCTTTCCTTGGGCTATCGTAGGCGATGGTGAACAGGAGATTGCTGTCAATTTATTGCAGACGAAGATGGGCGCTGCCCCAGAGGATGTGCTTAACAATTCTGTTCAGAACTTAGAATATGCTTTTGCTAGCGCCTTGAAGAAGTTGAACAGCGGCGAGACTCCTTTCATCGGTTTCACCGAAGGTCATGGCGAGCCTAGCGATCTAGAATTATATGATGCGATGCAGTCGTTGATGTCAAGCGGACAGGTGGGCCGTGTAAACTTAGATTCGACAAATTACCAATCGTTAGATCAGCTATCACTAATGATTGTAGCGAAGCCACAGCAAGCTTTCAGCGAAGCGGAGAAATATAAGATAGACTATTTTGTTAGAAACGGAGGCCGCATTATCTGGGCTATTGACCCAATTGATGCGAGCTTAGACCATATCAGGCAATCTGGTAGCCAGCCCCTCGTAACGCGGCAACTGAATTTGGAAGACCAGCTGTTTACTTATGGCGTCCGGATTAACTATGATTTGATCGCTGATCTAAACTGCGGCCAGATTCCAGTAACAATAGGCAATATATCGGGACAGCCGCAGATCGAGCTTGCACCTTGGTATTTCTTCCCTATCCTAGTCCCCACCAGCAAATCAAGTTTAGTAAAAAACCTCGATGGAATCCGTACGGAATTTATCAGTACATTGGATACCGTCGCTAGTCATGGCATACGAAAAGAGGTTATTCTAACCTCCTCCCCATTCAGTAGAGTGGTCACCCCACCTAGCCAAATCGGATTACAGCTATTGGACGAACAACCTGATCCTAATAAATTTAAATCAAAGCCATTTCCGGTAGCTGTTATGTTGGAAGGAAAATTCCCATACCTCTATGAGAACCGTCCTACTCCGGAAGGAATTGCTGAAGGGAAAGACTTAACGCAAGTTTCCAAAGACGCAAAAATGTTCGTTATTTCCGATGGCGATTGGCTGATTAATCAAGTCAACCAAGCCGATCAATCTCCATTTCCTCTGGGTTGGGATCGATATACACAACAGCAATTTGCTAATAAAACGCTATTGAATAATCTGGTAGATTACATGCTGTATGATGAAAGTCTGATCGCATTGCGTGGTCGCGAAGTGAAGTTGAGGTTATTAGATCAGGCGCAGGTAAAATCGGATAAGCTATTTTGGCAAGTCATTAATGTAGGAGTTCCAATTCTCCTGTTATTCCTATTTGCAGGGGCGCAGCAGTGGCTCCGCAAAAGAAAATACGGCAAGGTTTAA
- a CDS encoding succinate CoA transferase: MLERIRLERLKDKVTTAEEAVKLIEDGMVVGSSGFTKAGDSKVVLPALAERAKTENIKITLMTGASLGHGTDGKLAEAGALKKRMPFQVDPVLRSKINSGEVLFIDQHLSESAELLHNKNLPDVDIAVIEVAYIDRDGSIIPTTSVGNSVTFASLAKKVILEINTSIPEDVYGIHDIYQAEDYPHRNVIPIVAPWNKIGRKTIPLNPDKVAAIVFTDKHDSPADIAEPDAKTSAIAKHILEFFEEEVRLGHLTDRLLPIQAGIGKVANAVLTGFKHSNFYDLTMFSEVLQDSTFDLIDAGKLCFASASSVTVSQACYEHVFGNLQRYRDKFVLRPQNISNTPGLIRRLGIIAINTAIEFDIYGNVNSTHIGGTKIMNGIGGSGDFARNAYLSIFVTQAASKENKISHILPMVSHTDHTEHDVDILVTDIGLADLRGLAPRERAQKIIDNCVHPDYKEELQSYFDRACQRGGHTPHLLEESFSWHIRFNETGSMKKA; encoded by the coding sequence ATGTTAGAAAGAATTCGTTTAGAAAGACTAAAAGACAAAGTTACTACGGCCGAAGAGGCGGTGAAACTTATTGAGGATGGCATGGTTGTCGGATCGAGCGGTTTCACAAAAGCTGGAGATAGTAAGGTCGTTCTTCCTGCATTGGCAGAGCGAGCAAAGACTGAAAATATAAAGATTACCCTAATGACCGGCGCGTCTTTAGGTCACGGTACGGATGGTAAGTTGGCGGAAGCTGGCGCATTGAAGAAACGCATGCCTTTCCAGGTAGATCCTGTACTTCGTAGCAAGATTAATTCAGGTGAGGTTCTTTTTATCGATCAGCACCTTAGCGAGAGTGCGGAGTTGTTGCACAATAAAAACCTTCCGGATGTTGATATTGCTGTTATTGAGGTGGCATATATCGATAGAGACGGTAGTATCATTCCGACCACTTCGGTAGGTAACTCAGTGACCTTTGCTTCTTTGGCAAAGAAGGTCATTTTGGAGATCAATACATCCATTCCTGAAGATGTATATGGTATTCATGATATCTATCAGGCTGAAGATTACCCACATCGTAATGTTATTCCAATTGTTGCTCCGTGGAACAAGATTGGTCGCAAGACTATCCCATTGAATCCGGATAAAGTTGCTGCCATCGTATTTACTGATAAACATGATAGCCCGGCGGATATTGCGGAGCCTGATGCTAAAACATCGGCTATCGCAAAACATATTCTCGAGTTCTTCGAAGAAGAGGTTCGTCTAGGACACTTAACAGATCGTTTATTGCCGATCCAAGCCGGAATTGGTAAAGTAGCGAATGCGGTGTTGACCGGCTTTAAACATAGCAATTTCTACGACTTGACGATGTTCTCGGAAGTGTTGCAGGATAGTACATTCGACTTGATCGATGCTGGTAAGCTATGTTTTGCATCAGCGTCTTCTGTAACAGTATCTCAGGCTTGTTATGAGCACGTATTCGGAAACTTGCAACGCTATAGAGATAAGTTTGTATTGCGTCCGCAGAATATCTCGAACACACCGGGGCTTATTCGTCGTTTAGGAATTATTGCCATCAACACAGCGATTGAGTTTGATATCTATGGAAATGTCAACTCGACGCACATCGGCGGTACGAAGATTATGAACGGTATTGGTGGTTCCGGAGACTTTGCTAGAAATGCTTACTTGAGTATTTTCGTGACACAGGCTGCTTCTAAAGAGAATAAGATCTCGCATATCTTGCCGATGGTGTCTCATACAGACCATACAGAGCACGATGTCGATATTCTAGTTACCGATATAGGTTTGGCAGACTTAAGAGGCCTAGCGCCTCGCGAACGCGCGCAAAAGATTATTGATAATTGTGTGCATCCTGATTATAAGGAAGAACTTCAATCCTACTTTGATAGAGCTTGTCAAAGAGGAGGACATACGCCTCATTTATTAGAGGAATCTTTCAGCTGGCACATCCGTTTCAACGAAACGGGTAGCATGAAGAAAGCATAA
- a CDS encoding AraC family transcriptional regulator: MHKEYVDKYYLTEVDTFDHSIYCHHAVMGEHHVTEHYHKKGQFLYTEGGVVFLKTPDKSYFLPARHYIWIPAGVKHSIHPSGPQVVMRNLYFPPFETDTAFFEKINIYPVSDLLNELIMFTNRWNGNIFPEEEPKFSIAKAFKLILPEISPAELPLALPYPKNDKLKQIVNYLEQNISENISFKSLAEHFDISERTLARLFQKELNMSYIQYFTILRMLTSLKLLLDEKLSVNEVALRVGYNSLPTFSNTFNKVIGVRPSEYVKNRNLLL, encoded by the coding sequence ATGCATAAAGAATATGTTGACAAATATTACTTGACAGAAGTAGACACCTTTGACCATAGCATCTACTGTCATCATGCCGTAATGGGCGAACACCACGTTACGGAACATTACCACAAAAAAGGACAATTTCTATACACTGAAGGTGGTGTCGTATTCTTAAAAACTCCTGACAAATCGTACTTTCTTCCAGCACGCCATTATATCTGGATTCCTGCCGGTGTAAAACATAGCATTCACCCGAGCGGACCTCAAGTCGTAATGCGAAACCTATACTTCCCTCCCTTCGAAACAGATACAGCATTCTTCGAGAAGATCAATATCTATCCTGTTAGCGACTTATTGAACGAGCTGATCATGTTTACGAACCGATGGAATGGCAATATCTTCCCGGAAGAGGAACCTAAGTTTTCGATAGCGAAGGCATTCAAGCTGATTCTACCCGAGATCTCTCCGGCAGAACTCCCACTAGCACTTCCCTATCCGAAAAACGACAAGCTAAAGCAGATCGTAAATTACCTCGAGCAGAACATCTCCGAGAACATCAGTTTTAAATCTTTAGCGGAGCATTTCGATATCAGCGAGCGTACGCTGGCGCGATTGTTCCAGAAAGAACTAAACATGTCGTACATCCAGTATTTTACGATATTACGCATGCTGACCTCCTTAAAACTATTGCTAGACGAAAAACTGAGCGTTAATGAAGTGGCTCTACGCGTTGGCTATAATAGTCTTCCGACCTTCAGCAATACCTTCAATAAGGTAATCGGCGTGCGCCCAAGCGAGTATGTAAAAAATAGAAACTTACTATTATAA
- a CDS encoding 3-keto-disaccharide hydrolase yields MKLRSLTLGLALGLLCACGSQAQISNKPVKTPKAIQLFNGKDMKDWTPKIRLHEVGDNYASTFRVEDGLLKVRYDGYDNFNQQYGHLAYNKPFSYYVLRLEYRFVDEQTKGGEGWAWRNSGAMLHGQDPKTMLKDQDFPISIEGQLLGGDGKNERTNSNLCTPGTNVVIKEKLFTPHCLSSTSKTYHGDQWVTAEFVVLGDSLIQHVLDGKVVLEYNKPQIGGKNVDNYDPKQKVDGKLLDGGFIYLQSESHPIDFRKVELFDLSNYKGDKSKLETAVKQILNTSR; encoded by the coding sequence ATGAAGTTAAGATCCCTAACCCTAGGCTTAGCATTAGGGCTGCTATGCGCATGTGGAAGCCAAGCTCAGATAAGCAACAAGCCAGTTAAAACGCCAAAAGCGATACAGTTGTTCAACGGAAAAGACATGAAGGACTGGACGCCGAAAATAAGATTGCACGAAGTTGGAGACAACTATGCCAGTACTTTCCGTGTCGAAGACGGTCTATTAAAAGTAAGATACGACGGATACGACAATTTCAATCAGCAATACGGCCACCTCGCTTATAACAAGCCTTTCAGCTATTATGTATTACGCCTAGAATATCGTTTTGTAGACGAGCAAACTAAAGGTGGCGAAGGCTGGGCATGGCGAAACAGTGGCGCAATGCTGCACGGTCAAGATCCTAAGACCATGCTAAAAGATCAGGATTTCCCTATTTCTATCGAAGGACAACTATTAGGTGGAGACGGCAAGAACGAAAGAACGAACTCCAATCTATGTACTCCCGGCACCAATGTCGTCATCAAAGAAAAACTATTCACCCCACATTGCCTTAGCTCAACATCAAAAACCTACCATGGCGACCAATGGGTAACAGCAGAGTTCGTGGTATTAGGCGACTCTCTAATCCAACACGTACTAGATGGCAAAGTCGTATTAGAATACAACAAACCGCAAATCGGCGGCAAGAATGTAGACAACTACGACCCTAAACAAAAAGTTGACGGCAAATTGCTAGACGGAGGATTTATCTATCTACAAAGCGAAAGCCACCCTATCGACTTCAGAAAAGTAGAATTATTTGATTTAAGCAACTACAAAGGAGATAAAAGCAAGCTGGAAACAGCAGTGAAGCAAATATTGAACACTTCGCGTTAG
- the rpsT gene encoding 30S ribosomal protein S20 gives MANHKSAIKRIRANAAKRLRNRYQAKTTRNAIKKLRLTTDPEEAKALYPRVVSMLDRLAKKNVIHKKKANNNKSKLAKFVNKLG, from the coding sequence ATGGCAAATCATAAATCAGCGATCAAAAGAATTAGAGCTAACGCTGCGAAGCGTCTAAGAAACCGTTACCAAGCAAAAACAACTCGTAACGCGATCAAAAAATTACGTCTTACAACAGATCCAGAAGAGGCGAAAGCATTATATCCACGCGTGGTTTCTATGCTAGATCGTTTGGCAAAGAAAAATGTAATTCACAAGAAAAAAGCAAACAACAACAAATCTAAATTAGCGAAGTTCGTTAATAAGTTAGGTTAA
- a CDS encoding RNA methyltransferase gives MQKLSMDQLNRVDVETFKNQDKTPLVIVLDSVRSMHNVGSAFRTGDAFAVEKILLCGITGTPPHREIEKTALGATQSVVWEYHKQTLDAIKTLQSEGYKVYSIEQVDKSISLETFQPAENEKIAIVFGNEVHGVEEEVIAASDGCLEIPQFGTKHSFNVSVTIGIVLWDLVNKLNFIKK, from the coding sequence ATGCAAAAATTATCGATGGATCAGCTCAATCGAGTTGACGTAGAAACATTTAAGAATCAAGATAAAACCCCTTTGGTTATCGTTTTAGACAGTGTTCGCAGCATGCACAACGTCGGCTCGGCTTTCAGAACCGGAGATGCCTTCGCTGTAGAAAAAATTCTTCTATGTGGAATTACGGGGACTCCCCCACACCGCGAAATCGAAAAAACAGCACTAGGAGCCACACAGTCGGTCGTATGGGAATATCACAAACAAACCCTAGACGCTATCAAAACGCTGCAGTCAGAAGGCTATAAAGTGTATTCTATCGAACAAGTGGACAAGTCTATCTCCCTGGAAACCTTCCAGCCCGCAGAAAACGAAAAGATTGCTATTGTATTTGGAAATGAGGTGCATGGCGTCGAAGAGGAAGTAATTGCTGCATCCGACGGATGCCTGGAAATACCACAATTTGGCACCAAACATTCCTTCAATGTTTCTGTAACGATAGGAATTGTCTTGTGGGATTTAGTAAATAAACTAAACTTTATTAAGAAATAG
- the sucD gene encoding succinate--CoA ligase subunit alpha produces the protein MSVLVNKDSKVIVQGFTGNEGTYHASQMIEYGTNVVGGVTPGKGGQSHLDRPVFNTVQDAVDATGANVSIIFVPPAFAADAIMEAAAAGIALIVCITEGIPTKDMIQVKSYLSDKNSRLIGPNCPGIITAEEAKIGIMPGFIFKKGKVGVVSKSGTLTYEAVDQTVKAGLGITTAIGIGGDPIIGTTTKEAVELLMNDPETEGIIMIGEIGGGMEAEAARWIKENGTKPVVGFIAGQTAPPGRRMGHAGAIVGGADDTAAAKMQIMRECGIRVVESPAEIGKAIAEELAK, from the coding sequence ATGAGTGTATTAGTAAATAAAGATTCTAAAGTAATCGTTCAAGGTTTCACCGGTAACGAGGGTACTTATCATGCATCTCAAATGATTGAGTACGGTACAAACGTAGTTGGTGGTGTTACACCAGGAAAAGGTGGTCAATCTCATTTAGACCGTCCGGTATTCAACACCGTACAAGACGCTGTTGATGCCACAGGTGCTAACGTATCTATTATTTTTGTTCCACCAGCATTCGCTGCGGACGCAATCATGGAAGCTGCTGCTGCAGGAATCGCATTGATCGTTTGTATCACTGAAGGTATCCCTACTAAAGATATGATTCAAGTAAAATCTTACTTGAGCGACAAAAACTCTCGTTTAATTGGCCCTAACTGTCCTGGAATCATCACTGCTGAAGAAGCGAAGATTGGTATCATGCCAGGCTTTATCTTCAAAAAAGGTAAAGTAGGTGTTGTTTCTAAATCAGGAACGTTAACATACGAAGCCGTAGATCAAACTGTGAAAGCAGGATTAGGAATCACAACAGCGATCGGTATTGGTGGTGACCCTATCATTGGTACAACTACTAAAGAAGCTGTAGAATTATTAATGAACGATCCAGAAACTGAAGGTATCATCATGATTGGTGAGATCGGTGGTGGCATGGAAGCTGAGGCTGCACGTTGGATTAAAGAAAACGGTACTAAGCCAGTTGTAGGTTTCATCGCAGGTCAAACAGCGCCTCCGGGACGCCGTATGGGACACGCTGGTGCAATCGTTGGTGGTGCGGATGATACTGCTGCTGCAAAAATGCAAATCATGCGTGAGTGCGGAATCCGTGTAGTAGAATCTCCTGCTGAAATTGGAAAAGCAATCGCTGAAGAATTAGCTAAATAA
- a CDS encoding DUF4252 domain-containing protein translates to MKRGIGFIVAVCIGLLLQSCFVKTSPNMAFIHKGDISRDAEVVSVKVPGILMRTFILGELREMKEEDPMLAMALKKIKSIKLTAIEGEKGHRLHERFTNYLADQQFEELMSIYSDGAKVSINTLTKGDRIKKIMLGVVDNEDQVFIELKSNMSLSELNQLVDHYETTKGKEKKDKKKSKSEDLAFAK, encoded by the coding sequence ATGAAAAGAGGAATAGGATTTATTGTAGCCGTTTGCATAGGATTATTATTGCAAAGCTGTTTTGTGAAAACCAGCCCGAATATGGCCTTTATCCATAAAGGTGATATCAGTCGCGATGCGGAAGTCGTATCCGTCAAAGTTCCGGGCATTTTAATGCGGACGTTTATCCTCGGCGAGCTGCGGGAGATGAAGGAGGAGGACCCGATGTTGGCGATGGCTTTAAAGAAAATAAAAAGCATCAAGCTTACAGCGATCGAAGGGGAGAAGGGACATCGCTTGCATGAGCGGTTCACGAACTACCTTGCCGATCAGCAATTCGAGGAACTGATGAGTATCTACAGCGACGGCGCTAAAGTGAGCATCAATACCTTGACTAAAGGCGACCGTATTAAAAAGATTATGCTGGGAGTTGTTGATAATGAAGATCAGGTTTTTATTGAACTCAAATCGAATATGAGCCTTAGCGAGCTGAATCAATTGGTCGATCATTACGAGACGACCAAAGGCAAGGAGAAAAAAGATAAAAAGAAATCTAAATCGGAAGATTTAGCATTTGCAAAATAG
- a CDS encoding DUF4252 domain-containing protein, translating to MKTIMLICALLFAGIAQAQVSKLDDIFEQYKEQKGVTSIKIGKPMFKMLNKMNIDDADLETIRPLFSKINSIKMLIVEGSQPTLKNAVNNAVDNLKFEELMVVNSEGNKIKFLAKSVEGDLLNNLLLSIVSDEDTIFMILDGAMSYDDINNLVNKND from the coding sequence ATGAAAACGATCATGTTAATCTGCGCCCTGCTTTTCGCGGGCATCGCACAGGCACAGGTCTCAAAACTGGATGATATTTTTGAGCAATACAAAGAACAGAAGGGGGTAACCAGCATCAAGATCGGTAAGCCGATGTTTAAGATGTTGAACAAAATGAACATCGACGATGCGGATCTGGAAACGATCAGACCTTTATTCAGCAAAATAAATTCGATCAAGATGCTGATTGTTGAGGGTTCTCAACCGACGTTGAAAAACGCTGTCAATAATGCGGTCGACAATCTTAAGTTTGAAGAGCTGATGGTGGTGAATTCGGAGGGCAATAAGATTAAGTTCCTGGCGAAATCTGTAGAAGGCGATTTATTGAATAACCTGCTCTTAAGCATTGTTTCTGATGAGGATACCATCTTTATGATTCTAGACGGTGCCATGAGTTATGACGATATCAACAACCTAGTGAATAAAAACGATTAA